From Pectinophora gossypiella chromosome 16, ilPecGoss1.1, whole genome shotgun sequence, one genomic window encodes:
- the LOC126373825 gene encoding H/ACA ribonucleoprotein complex non-core subunit NAF1, whose product MENLDQGNNNKNVSLSLIAEYGASDSDSDDTESHSNDNTGNEDSDAAELSEMVLKNNIINACAHGPLARSTDAETTRHMIIDSAESGVVEYDVTEYRDEDSESDSSDSDVDSVKDIEEISSGEEESSKSSKAEPPKVHGELGLDDLPPIEDLAISLPEQETTKIGTVASIVDRLVIVRAFPNTPAVDLESVLFVDSGAKALGKVFDVFGPVTEPHYCVRFNSAEHVRARGVEVGVDVYIAPRHDAHTNYVFLTELMKLKGSDASWLHDIEAPPQHIDFSDDEEERKANRAKREAQWQKQEESDGETSKNPARKTQETRRSQRPSESSSRFGSGPSRARNPFSAGSRRNPNSFTRFNRPWGNFDMRTPPPHPDPFSAPPNFNGPPMFPPPFNPNTPPPFMGNTFQFGGNPRMGPMPPNMPPFRQSVPIFGSNFCNGQPPQWVNNGPPPPPGT is encoded by the exons ATGGAAAACCTTGATCAgggcaataataataaaaacgtgtCTTTGAGTTTGATCGCGGAATATGGGGCTTCTGATTCGGATTCGGACGATACTGAGTCACATTCCAATGATAATACTGGTAATGAGGATTCGGACGCTGCGGAGTTGAGTGAGATGGTGTTGaagaataacataataaatgctTGTGCCCACGGCCCGCTGGCGAGGTCCACGGACGCAGAGACGACCAGACACATGATTATAGACAGTGCGgagagcggcgtggtggagtatgatgtGACTGAATATAGGGATGAAGACAGCGAGTCCGACTCCAGCGACAGCGACGTCGACTCGGTCAAGGATATCGAAGAAATATCCAGCGG TGAAGAGGAAAGTAGTAAATCCAGCAAGGCCGAGCCTCCAAAGGTGCACGGAGAGCTGGGGCTAGATGACCTGCCTCCCATTGAAGACCTGGCCATTAGTCTGCCCGAGCAGGAGACAACCAAGATTGGAACAGTTGCCAGTATTGTTGATAGACTAG TGATTGTACGGGCGTTTCCTAACACCCCTGCGGTGGATCTGGAGAGTGTTCTCTTCGTGGACAGCGGGGCGAAGGCGCTAGGGAAGGTGTTCGATGTGTTTGGACCT GTGACGGAGCCGCACTACTGCGTGCGCTTCAACTCGGCGGAGCACGTGCGCGCCCGCGGCGTGGAGGTGGGCGTCGACGTGTACATCGCGCCACGACACGACGCTCACACCAACTACGTCTTCCTCACTGAACTCATGAA ACTGAAAGGTTCAGACGCGTCCTGGCTACATGATATAGAGGCGCCGCCGCAACACATAGACTTCTCGGACGACGAGGAGGAACGCAAAGCCAACAGAGCCAAGAGAGAGGCGCAGTGGCAGAAGCAGGAGGAGTCTGACGGGGAGACCTCCAAGAACCCCGCCCGCAAGACCCAGGAGACCCGACGTAGCCAGAGACCTTCGGAGTCCAGCAGCAG GTTCGGCAGCGGACCCAGCCGGGCTAGGAACCCGTTCTCCGCGGGTTCCAGACGAAACCCCAACTCATTCACGAGGTTCAACCGCCCCTGGGGCAACTTCGATATGAGGACCCCGCCGCCTCATCCAGACCCCTTCTCCGCGCCGCCCAACTTCAATGGACCCCCGATGTTCCCCCCTCCATTCAATCCGAATACCCCTCCCCCCTTTATGGGAAATACATTCCAATTCGGTGGGAACCCACGCATGGGCCCGATGCCGCCCAACATGCCACCTTTCAGACAAAGCGTCCCGATATTTGGTTCCAACTTCTGCAACGGCCAGCCCCCCCAGTGGGTCAACAACGGCCCCCCACCCCCTCCAGGGACCTAA